One Fusobacterium ulcerans DNA segment encodes these proteins:
- a CDS encoding sensor histidine kinase translates to MKILGKKFHIQIHKTELSLGILMVLISIVLPNFLLYKNFDIYDSLEKSIDFWDKEYLLHAAFGLVFLNTIKSFPIFFSVFLLMDSIDIEINGKLNNTLKVIFGMLIIQAIYFIIYKVYYDMDYYFGKVSILEMIYLAFHSSNRFKNISLFKRNVVLLLVFTGIQWLDITKYFSVLDYKSTGEIFFDLKNISSLMEADNILNLIGFLFFILFFIFSITLLLVFFEQERRQNIYEKEKDMTKALSDLKLQEVENRYLKEIQYLVHDLKTPLFSMGTLIEILDMQEENEKKKDYYNRIEKSLERCNIMVSEILRDTHKNPIDINKVFNFILSYLSTHKCIEFLIYNNYCTGRKIKVNKIVFSRAITNLIINSYEAFTEYENNKIELTIKDYKKFVLIKIEDYGKGMSEKELENAFINGFSTKNSSGVGLNFVKTVMEEHKSKIFIKNRKKRGIGVYIVMQGEVLGNEK, encoded by the coding sequence ATGAAAATTTTGGGGAAAAAATTTCATATTCAAATTCATAAAACAGAACTTTCATTAGGAATACTAATGGTTTTAATAAGTATTGTCCTGCCTAATTTTTTATTATATAAAAATTTTGATATTTATGATTCTTTAGAAAAAAGTATAGACTTTTGGGATAAAGAATATCTTCTCCATGCTGCATTTGGTTTAGTTTTTCTAAATACAATAAAATCATTTCCAATATTTTTTTCTGTTTTCCTCCTCATGGATTCTATCGATATAGAAATAAATGGTAAATTGAATAATACTTTAAAGGTTATTTTTGGAATGTTGATAATTCAGGCAATTTATTTTATAATATACAAAGTATACTATGATATGGATTATTATTTTGGTAAAGTATCTATACTTGAAATGATTTATCTAGCATTTCATTCAAGCAATCGTTTTAAGAATATTAGTTTATTTAAAAGAAATGTTGTTCTTCTCCTTGTATTTACTGGTATCCAATGGCTTGATATTACAAAATATTTTTCTGTATTGGACTATAAATCAACTGGAGAAATCTTTTTTGATCTAAAAAATATTTCTTCATTAATGGAAGCTGATAACATCTTAAACCTTATTGGTTTTTTATTCTTTATCCTTTTCTTTATATTTTCCATAACTCTCCTCCTTGTATTTTTCGAGCAGGAGAGAAGGCAGAATATATATGAAAAAGAAAAAGATATGACAAAAGCTCTTTCAGATTTGAAATTACAAGAAGTTGAAAATAGATATCTAAAAGAAATTCAATATTTAGTTCACGATTTAAAAACTCCATTATTTTCTATGGGGACTCTTATTGAAATACTTGATATGCAGGAAGAAAATGAAAAGAAAAAAGATTATTATAACAGAATTGAAAAATCTCTGGAAAGATGTAATATAATGGTATCTGAAATTTTAAGGGATACACACAAAAATCCTATTGATATAAACAAAGTATTCAATTTTATTCTTTCTTATCTTTCAACACATAAGTGCATTGAATTTTTAATCTATAACAATTACTGCACTGGAAGAAAAATAAAAGTTAATAAAATAGTTTTTTCAAGAGCTATCACTAATTTAATTATAAATTCTTATGAAGCTTTTACAGAATATGAAAATAACAAAATTGAGCTTACTATAAAAGATTATAAAAAATTTGTACTTATAAAAATTGAAGATTATGGAAAAGGAATGTCTGAAAAAGAACTTGAAAATGCTTTTATAAATGGTTTTTCAACTAAAAATTCCAGTGGAGTGGGGTTAAATTTTGTAAAAACAGTTATGGAAGAACATAAATCTAAAATATTTATTAAAAATAGAAAAAAAAGAGGGATTGGAGTATATATCGTTATGCAGGGGGAGGTTTTAGGAAATGAAAAATAA
- the ggt gene encoding gamma-glutamyltransferase encodes MISLKRFMKVGSVIVGLMVSVFTVSSAANPDNLYGRHAEGKNGVVAAANPEASKIGVEVMKKGGNAVDAAVATAFAISVFEPNASGIGGGGFMLIRMAKTGKTVVIDYREKAPAKATPDMFVLDENGKVVNDEITVGGKASGVPGTVAGLLTALEKYGTMKRADVMAPAIKHAGEGIIVSKNLEGIIQDNYEKLVKFDAASEVYLKDGLPYEAGDRLVNKDLAATLTKISKEGKKAFYEGEIAKKIADEVQKQGGLMTVEDLKNYTIEEREPVVGKYRDYTIISCPPASSGGTHIVQLLNMVENYDLKAMGDNTPESWHIWAESMKQAFADRAEYMGDTAYVKVPLKGLTSKEYAKEVVKKIDLEKAGKDIKIGDPSKYESGSTTHFSVMDKDGNMVAVTQTINYFFGSGVVVPGTGIMMNNEMDDFVPQKNMKNSIEGGKRPLSSMSPTLVLDPKNRPLMTIGSPGATRIIPAVALTISNVIDHGMTLQEAINAPRIAQFQSGKLNAEGRMSFESYNKLQEMGHEINMRGTYDNYFGGVQGIMMDYDTKTLQGGADPRRDGQAAAF; translated from the coding sequence ATGATTTCGTTGAAGAGATTTATGAAAGTTGGGAGTGTAATAGTTGGTTTAATGGTAAGTGTTTTTACTGTGTCTAGTGCAGCCAACCCTGACAATCTTTATGGAAGACATGCTGAAGGGAAAAATGGAGTGGTAGCAGCAGCTAATCCAGAAGCATCTAAAATAGGTGTAGAAGTGATGAAAAAAGGTGGAAATGCAGTGGATGCAGCAGTTGCAACAGCATTTGCTATCAGTGTATTTGAACCTAATGCATCAGGAATTGGTGGAGGAGGATTCATGTTAATCAGAATGGCTAAAACTGGTAAAACAGTAGTCATAGATTATAGAGAAAAAGCTCCAGCTAAAGCAACACCTGATATGTTTGTACTTGATGAAAATGGAAAAGTAGTAAATGATGAAATAACTGTTGGAGGAAAAGCTTCAGGAGTTCCTGGAACAGTAGCAGGACTTTTAACAGCATTAGAAAAATATGGAACTATGAAAAGAGCAGATGTTATGGCTCCAGCTATAAAACATGCAGGTGAAGGAATAATAGTTTCAAAGAACTTAGAAGGAATAATTCAAGACAACTATGAGAAATTAGTTAAATTTGATGCAGCATCAGAAGTATATTTAAAAGATGGATTACCATATGAAGCTGGAGACAGACTTGTAAATAAGGATTTAGCAGCAACTCTTACAAAAATATCAAAAGAGGGTAAAAAAGCTTTCTATGAAGGAGAAATAGCTAAGAAAATAGCTGATGAAGTTCAAAAACAAGGCGGTCTTATGACAGTTGAAGACCTTAAAAATTATACAATTGAAGAAAGAGAGCCAGTAGTTGGAAAATACAGAGATTATACAATTATATCTTGTCCACCAGCAAGTTCTGGAGGAACTCATATAGTACAACTTTTAAATATGGTAGAAAATTATGACCTTAAAGCAATGGGAGACAACACTCCTGAGAGCTGGCATATATGGGCTGAAAGTATGAAACAAGCTTTTGCAGACAGAGCAGAATATATGGGAGATACAGCTTATGTAAAAGTTCCTTTAAAAGGTCTTACTTCTAAAGAATATGCAAAAGAAGTAGTTAAGAAAATAGATCTGGAAAAAGCTGGAAAAGATATTAAAATTGGAGATCCTAGCAAATATGAAAGTGGAAGTACAACTCACTTTTCTGTAATGGACAAAGATGGAAATATGGTTGCAGTAACTCAAACTATTAACTATTTCTTTGGTTCTGGAGTTGTAGTGCCAGGAACTGGAATAATGATGAATAATGAGATGGACGACTTTGTTCCACAAAAAAATATGAAAAACTCTATTGAAGGTGGAAAAAGACCTCTAAGCAGCATGTCACCTACTTTAGTTCTTGATCCTAAAAACAGACCATTAATGACAATTGGTTCTCCAGGGGCTACAAGAATTATACCAGCAGTAGCATTGACTATAAGTAACGTAATAGATCATGGAATGACTCTTCAAGAAGCTATCAATGCACCTAGAATTGCTCAATTCCAATCAGGAAAATTAAATGCTGAAGGAAGAATGTCTTTTGAATCTTATAATAAATTACAAGAAATGGGACATGAGATTAACATGAGAGGAACTTATGATAATTACTTTGGTGGAGTACAAGGAATTATGATGGACTATGATACAAAAACTCTTCAAGGTGGAGCAGATCCAAGAAGAGATGGACAAGCAGCAGCATTCTAA
- the ggt gene encoding gamma-glutamyltransferase, translating to MKKRFFFASVIAALALSIAACTTTQTNLGSKGTASTIQQSKEWVPYDAAGNILRSDRDATGVNGVVSTGKYEATKIGVDIIKQGGNAIDAAVAAGFALGICEPQSSGIGGGGFMVIRFAKTGETKFIDFREIAPKNATPDMWKEDKDGNVIGNEKVVGGKSIGVPGEVKGMLYALEKYGTMSREKVMQPAIDLAENGYKVSAVLNRDMKNSFERIEQYPETAEIYLDGGLPFEVGSTLKNPDLANTLKKIMKNGEKAFYEGEIAEAIVKSAQDAGGPLTMEDMKNYNIRVSDPLVGHYRGYEIITSAPPSSGGAHIVQILNILENYNMKDIKPGSAEYYHLFSEAIKMAFADRAKFCGDTEFVDVPVDGIISKDYAKELVKKLDMKKSKDYLAGNPWKWNESKDTTHYSIVDKEGNIVAVTKTVNDVFASGVVAEGTGILLNDEMDDFDTGHGKANSVEPGKKPLSSMSPTIVLKDGKPVMSLGAPGSTRIITGVAQVISLVLDYGMDIQEAINFPRIHDDYQELVYETRIDPAVVAKLKAMGHTVVEEGEWFEYPCVQGVTMGEDGKLRGGADPRRDGKALGF from the coding sequence ATGAAAAAAAGATTCTTTTTTGCAAGTGTTATAGCAGCATTAGCATTATCAATAGCTGCATGTACAACTACTCAAACAAATCTGGGGTCTAAGGGTACAGCTTCAACAATTCAACAGTCAAAAGAATGGGTTCCTTATGATGCCGCAGGAAATATTTTAAGAAGTGACAGAGATGCAACTGGGGTAAATGGAGTAGTATCAACAGGGAAATACGAAGCAACAAAAATAGGAGTAGATATAATAAAACAAGGTGGAAACGCAATAGATGCTGCGGTTGCTGCTGGATTTGCATTAGGAATATGTGAACCTCAATCTTCTGGAATTGGTGGTGGAGGATTTATGGTAATTCGTTTCGCTAAAACTGGAGAAACTAAATTTATAGATTTTAGAGAAATAGCTCCTAAAAATGCAACTCCAGATATGTGGAAAGAAGATAAAGATGGAAATGTAATAGGAAATGAAAAAGTTGTTGGAGGAAAATCTATAGGAGTTCCAGGAGAAGTAAAGGGAATGCTGTATGCATTAGAAAAATATGGAACTATGTCAAGAGAAAAAGTTATGCAGCCAGCAATTGATTTAGCAGAAAATGGATATAAAGTATCAGCAGTACTGAATAGGGATATGAAGAATTCTTTTGAGAGAATAGAACAATATCCTGAAACAGCTGAAATATACCTAGATGGAGGACTTCCTTTTGAAGTTGGTTCTACATTAAAAAATCCTGATTTGGCTAATACATTGAAAAAAATAATGAAAAATGGAGAAAAAGCCTTTTATGAAGGGGAAATAGCAGAGGCAATAGTAAAATCAGCACAAGATGCTGGTGGGCCTTTAACTATGGAAGATATGAAAAATTATAATATAAGAGTTAGTGATCCTTTAGTAGGACATTATAGAGGATATGAAATAATAACATCAGCACCACCTTCATCTGGGGGAGCACATATAGTCCAAATTCTTAATATTTTAGAAAATTATAATATGAAAGATATAAAACCAGGATCAGCAGAATATTATCATCTATTCTCAGAAGCAATTAAAATGGCATTTGCAGATAGAGCTAAGTTCTGTGGAGATACTGAGTTTGTAGATGTTCCAGTTGATGGAATAATTTCTAAAGATTATGCAAAAGAACTTGTAAAAAAATTAGACATGAAAAAATCTAAAGATTATTTAGCAGGGAATCCATGGAAATGGAATGAATCAAAAGATACAACTCACTATTCAATAGTTGATAAAGAAGGAAATATAGTAGCTGTTACAAAAACTGTAAATGATGTTTTTGCTTCTGGAGTAGTAGCAGAAGGAACTGGAATACTTTTAAATGATGAAATGGATGATTTTGATACTGGACATGGGAAAGCTAACTCAGTAGAACCAGGGAAAAAACCGTTAAGTTCAATGAGTCCTACAATAGTATTAAAAGATGGAAAACCAGTAATGAGTTTAGGTGCTCCAGGGTCTACTAGAATTATAACAGGAGTAGCTCAAGTAATAAGTCTTGTTCTTGACTATGGAATGGATATTCAGGAAGCGATAAACTTCCCGAGAATTCATGATGATTATCAAGAATTAGTATATGAAACAAGAATAGATCCAGCAGTTGTAGCAAAATTAAAAGCTATGGGACATACAGTAGTAGAAGAGGGAGAATGGTTTGAATATCCTTGCGTTCAAGGTGTAACAATGGGAGAAGATGGAAAACTTAGAGGAGGGGCAGACCCAAGAAGAGATGGTAAAGCTCTGGGATTCTAA
- a CDS encoding DUF6305 family protein: protein MKKLLTVLMFVLTAMAAMAAKFEKPIMLTSVGQSADVQMVKALLKKGGLESEFDKSITAEGLTNEKTLILAIGGSSKGLGAAGIKVEDELDRTAKLIKGARDKGIKIIGMHIGGAARRGELSDKFVNAAAPNVDYLIIVEEGNKDGLFTKMSTEKNIPMDTVPKITNAVDPLKKAFE, encoded by the coding sequence ATGAAAAAATTATTAACAGTATTGATGTTTGTATTAACAGCAATGGCAGCAATGGCAGCAAAATTTGAAAAACCAATAATGCTTACTTCAGTAGGACAAAGTGCTGATGTACAAATGGTAAAAGCTCTATTGAAAAAAGGTGGATTGGAATCTGAATTTGACAAATCAATAACAGCAGAAGGATTAACAAATGAGAAAACTTTAATTCTTGCTATAGGAGGAAGTTCTAAAGGGCTTGGAGCAGCTGGAATAAAAGTTGAAGATGAACTTGACAGAACTGCTAAATTAATAAAAGGTGCAAGAGATAAAGGGATAAAAATAATTGGAATGCACATTGGTGGAGCAGCAAGAAGAGGAGAATTATCTGATAAATTCGTAAATGCAGCAGCACCAAATGTAGATTATTTAATCATTGTAGAAGAAGGAAATAAAGACGGTTTATTTACAAAAATGTCAACTGAAAAGAATATTCCTATGGACACAGTTCCAAAGATTACTAATGCAGTAGATCCATTGAAAAAAGCATTTGAATAA
- a CDS encoding TRAP transporter large permease subunit, with amino-acid sequence MSLELILFLAMVAVFMIACFAAKLPVSIAMVLSSITATLIAGKGIPVRHLIEGTFGYIDTILVIATAMIFMKVIQEIGTLNALSASIIRKFHKTSWLLLVLLMFISMFPGMITGSSTASVLTAGSIVAPILMLIGIPMVETATIIALGGILGMIAPPVNVPAMIIGGGIDMPYVGFTIPLLLLTVPVAIFSVLYLGLKHVNKIDYSEIKNEIDFTAIDEYGMKLYIPIIIAMFLMTMDKVAPSLFGLGMPLIFILSAISGLFCGKKINFFKVSKEAVNQTLPVMGILMGVGMFIQVMTLTGVRGYIVVSSLSLPPSLIYVAMAITIPLFGAVSSFGAASVLGVPFLMVFLSQNQIITGSAISFIASLGDLMPPTALAGIFAAQVVGMKDYTPVLRKAAVPAVVIIIYSIVMIIFSNQLGSIIY; translated from the coding sequence ATGTCACTTGAACTTATATTATTTTTAGCTATGGTAGCTGTCTTTATGATTGCATGTTTTGCAGCAAAATTACCAGTAAGTATAGCTATGGTATTATCATCTATAACAGCAACACTTATAGCAGGGAAAGGTATCCCTGTTAGACATTTAATTGAAGGAACTTTTGGATATATAGATACAATTCTTGTAATAGCAACAGCTATGATTTTTATGAAAGTTATTCAGGAAATAGGAACATTGAATGCTTTGAGTGCTTCAATAATTCGTAAATTTCATAAAACATCTTGGCTTTTACTTGTATTATTAATGTTTATATCAATGTTCCCAGGAATGATAACTGGATCATCAACAGCATCTGTATTAACAGCAGGAAGTATAGTTGCTCCTATCTTGATGCTTATAGGAATACCTATGGTAGAAACAGCTACTATTATAGCTCTTGGAGGGATATTAGGGATGATAGCTCCTCCAGTTAACGTACCAGCTATGATTATAGGTGGAGGAATAGATATGCCTTATGTTGGATTTACTATTCCATTATTACTATTGACAGTACCAGTAGCAATATTCTCAGTATTGTATCTTGGGTTGAAACATGTAAATAAAATAGATTACAGCGAAATAAAAAATGAAATAGATTTTACAGCAATTGATGAATATGGAATGAAGCTGTATATACCTATCATTATAGCAATGTTTTTAATGACTATGGATAAAGTTGCTCCAAGCCTATTTGGTTTGGGAATGCCTCTGATATTTATTTTGAGTGCTATATCAGGACTTTTCTGTGGTAAAAAAATAAACTTCTTTAAAGTTTCAAAAGAAGCAGTTAATCAAACTCTTCCAGTAATGGGAATCTTAATGGGAGTTGGGATGTTTATTCAGGTAATGACATTAACAGGAGTGAGAGGATATATTGTTGTTAGCAGCTTAAGTCTTCCTCCATCTTTGATATATGTTGCAATGGCTATAACTATACCGTTATTTGGAGCAGTATCATCATTTGGAGCAGCTTCAGTTCTTGGAGTTCCTTTTTTAATGGTATTTTTATCACAAAATCAAATTATCACAGGTTCAGCTATATCTTTTATAGCTTCTCTTGGAGATTTGATGCCGCCTACAGCACTTGCAGGAATATTTGCAGCTCAAGTAGTAGGAATGAAAGACTATACTCCTGTGCTAAGAAAAGCAGCAGTTCCAGCAGTAGTTATCATAATTTATTCTATAGTTATGATAATTTTCTCTAACCAATTAGGATCTATCATATACTAG
- a CDS encoding succinylglutamate desuccinylase/aspartoacylase family protein, giving the protein MKGNRGTGIAMIFLSLIVAFLAGKEFLKMREAEPIVKGEGVTSMQKLSDYLPALKGTSGDSDVYILQGKEEGGSVLVLGGTHGNEPSGYMTAILMIENLKVDKGTVYILPRTNGSGLTHNDPQEGSPQRFTLKTPYGERWFRYGSRATNPLDQWPDPDVYIHAASGQQLSGNETRNINRAYPGRPDGTYTEKMAYAITEMIRQNKIDMTIDLHEASPEYPVINAIVSHERAMPITSQVVMNMEFDDIAIGLEPSPVSLRGLTHRELGDYTDTYAVLMESANAAQGRLRGKTDEALVLTGKDPRYVEAQKLGRLFVPYDENGHPLEERVGRHLTGVVQLVTVMGENEPEKEIILEGAPSYSELLENGVGYYLKEVK; this is encoded by the coding sequence ATGAAAGGAAATAGAGGAACAGGAATTGCAATGATTTTTCTTTCTCTGATTGTTGCATTTCTAGCAGGAAAAGAATTTTTAAAAATGAGAGAGGCAGAGCCTATAGTAAAAGGTGAAGGTGTAACTTCAATGCAAAAATTAAGTGACTATCTTCCAGCATTAAAAGGGACTTCTGGAGACAGTGATGTCTATATCCTTCAAGGAAAAGAAGAAGGTGGAAGTGTTCTTGTATTAGGAGGAACTCATGGAAATGAACCTTCAGGATATATGACAGCAATACTTATGATAGAAAATCTAAAAGTTGATAAAGGAACTGTTTATATTCTTCCAAGAACTAATGGAAGCGGACTTACACACAATGACCCTCAAGAAGGATCACCACAAAGATTTACATTAAAAACTCCATATGGAGAAAGATGGTTTAGATATGGATCAAGAGCAACTAACCCTCTGGACCAATGGCCTGACCCTGATGTATATATTCATGCTGCATCTGGTCAGCAACTTTCAGGAAATGAAACTAGAAATATCAACAGAGCATATCCAGGAAGACCTGATGGAACTTATACTGAAAAAATGGCTTATGCAATAACAGAAATGATAAGACAAAATAAAATAGATATGACTATTGACCTTCATGAAGCATCTCCTGAATACCCAGTAATTAATGCTATAGTATCTCATGAAAGAGCAATGCCTATAACATCACAAGTGGTTATGAATATGGAATTTGATGATATAGCAATTGGATTAGAGCCATCTCCAGTATCTTTGAGAGGACTTACTCACAGAGAATTAGGAGATTATACAGATACTTATGCTGTACTTATGGAATCAGCAAATGCTGCTCAGGGAAGACTTAGAGGAAAAACAGATGAAGCTCTTGTATTAACAGGAAAAGATCCTAGATATGTAGAAGCTCAAAAGTTAGGAAGATTATTTGTACCTTATGATGAAAATGGACATCCTTTAGAAGAAAGAGTAGGAAGACACTTGACAGGAGTTGTTCAACTTGTTACAGTAATGGGTGAAAATGAACCTGAAAAAGAAATTATACTAGAAGGAGCACCATCTTATTCAGAGCTTCTTGAAAACGGTGTAGGATATTATTTAAAAGAGGTAAAATAA
- a CDS encoding M99 family carboxypeptidase catalytic domain-containing protein produces the protein MIKKILFILIFNSIICYPNEKVSLSEIDYFKTGRGKPVVMIIGGIHGDEISGIEKAREFKEYKISKGTLVIIPEANKEAVRSGNRTEYYMQDLNRSFFQNNNDKSSKKAQEIIKVIEQYKPNIILDCHESYYNYDENKDPNFYIGNTLIFQQNTMDEYPELIFSLLEEGFIPLQGAEKGSLNREVSEKMNISVITIESSREDTVEVRKEKYETVFKKTLKYLKME, from the coding sequence TTGATAAAAAAAATCTTGTTTATATTGATATTTAATTCTATCATATGCTATCCAAATGAAAAAGTTTCATTATCTGAAATTGATTATTTTAAAACTGGAAGGGGAAAGCCAGTGGTTATGATAATTGGTGGAATACATGGTGATGAAATATCTGGAATAGAAAAAGCCAGAGAGTTTAAAGAATATAAAATTTCAAAAGGAACTCTTGTAATAATTCCAGAAGCAAATAAAGAAGCAGTAAGAAGTGGAAATAGAACTGAATATTATATGCAAGATTTGAATAGATCTTTTTTTCAAAATAATAATGATAAATCTTCTAAAAAAGCTCAAGAAATTATAAAAGTAATAGAGCAGTACAAACCAAATATAATATTAGATTGTCATGAATCCTATTATAATTATGATGAAAATAAAGACCCAAATTTTTATATTGGAAATACCTTAATATTTCAGCAAAATACAATGGATGAATATCCAGAACTTATATTCAGCCTGCTTGAAGAGGGATTTATTCCTCTTCAAGGGGCAGAAAAAGGAAGCCTCAATAGAGAGGTTTCAGAAAAAATGAATATTTCAGTAATAACTATTGAAAGTTCTAGAGAAGATACAGTAGAAGTGAGAAAAGAAAAATATGAAACTGTTTTTAAGAAAACCTTAAAATATTTAAAAATGGAGTAA
- the pgsB gene encoding poly-gamma-glutamate synthase PgsB: MEKIILILCFICIGYLFFEKKRATNQRKTFKYVIHVNGIRGKSTVSRLIDAGVRAGGYKTFTKTTGTSPRTISVFGEEKEISRKGKANIKEQIKAINWAYKEGAEVLILECMAVKPELQHICENKILDSDIGVITNVREDHLDEMGKTLDEIAESLSNTVPKNGAFFTSDKKYFEFFKRKAEEKNSKAFINEKEKKEYWEIDFANNVALAVEVCKYMGIDEEKALKGMREYYKDPGCLKTLAYKNEKGHEVFFVNAMAANDPNSTDIILERISKRPYWKNKRYLLVNNRGDRVSRWEQYIKFVKSVEDKFDKIVVSGENRELFKKYLLKNRVDENKIEILQNEKYFDEIEDGILIFAVGNICGHGKKLVDYLENKGEIIDG, from the coding sequence ATGGAAAAAATAATTCTTATACTATGTTTTATCTGCATAGGGTATCTTTTTTTTGAGAAAAAAAGAGCCACGAATCAGAGAAAAACTTTTAAATATGTCATCCATGTAAATGGAATCAGGGGGAAATCAACAGTTTCCAGGCTTATAGATGCAGGAGTACGTGCTGGAGGCTATAAGACATTCACAAAAACTACTGGAACATCTCCTAGAACTATTTCTGTTTTTGGAGAAGAAAAAGAAATAAGCAGAAAAGGTAAGGCGAATATAAAAGAGCAGATAAAAGCAATAAACTGGGCTTATAAAGAAGGAGCAGAGGTTCTGATTTTAGAATGTATGGCTGTAAAACCAGAGTTGCAGCATATATGTGAGAATAAAATATTAGATTCTGACATTGGAGTAATTACTAATGTAAGAGAAGATCATCTTGATGAAATGGGGAAAACTTTAGATGAGATAGCAGAATCGCTTTCCAATACAGTTCCAAAAAATGGAGCTTTTTTCACAAGTGATAAAAAATATTTTGAATTTTTTAAAAGAAAAGCTGAAGAAAAAAATTCTAAAGCATTTATAAATGAAAAAGAAAAAAAAGAGTATTGGGAGATTGATTTTGCCAACAATGTGGCTTTAGCAGTAGAGGTATGTAAATACATGGGTATAGATGAAGAAAAGGCTTTAAAAGGAATGAGAGAATATTACAAAGACCCTGGATGTTTAAAAACTTTAGCATATAAAAATGAAAAGGGACATGAAGTGTTTTTTGTAAATGCTATGGCTGCAAATGATCCGAATTCTACAGATATAATTTTAGAAAGAATATCTAAAAGACCTTACTGGAAAAATAAAAGATATCTTTTAGTAAATAACAGAGGAGATAGAGTAAGCAGATGGGAGCAGTACATAAAATTTGTAAAGAGTGTTGAAGATAAATTTGATAAAATAGTAGTTTCTGGAGAAAATAGAGAGCTTTTTAAAAAATATTTATTAAAAAACAGAGTAGATGAAAATAAAATAGAAATATTACAAAATGAAAAATATTTTGATGAAATAGAAGATGGAATACTTATTTTTGCTGTTGGAAATATATGTGGGCATGGGAAAAAATTAGTGGACTATCTGGAGAACAAGGGGGAGATAATAGATGGCTAA
- the pgsC gene encoding poly-gamma-glutamate biosynthesis protein PgsC has translation MANDIIIFGIILSIIFYEITEISPGGLIVPAYIAFYINTPQRIIITIIAGILTFLIVKFISNHTIIYGRRKFALCIMISFMIRLILKYFNIYIVNEYEIYILGGSVIGVIIPGIMAQEMDRHGIVRTVSSLMILSIFIKAVVEVIYKAGGVN, from the coding sequence ATGGCTAATGACATAATAATATTTGGTATTATACTTAGTATAATATTTTATGAAATTACAGAAATATCTCCTGGAGGTTTAATTGTACCAGCATATATAGCTTTTTATATAAATACGCCTCAGAGAATTATTATAACTATAATTGCTGGAATACTGACTTTTCTTATTGTGAAATTTATATCAAATCATACTATAATTTATGGAAGAAGAAAATTTGCACTATGTATCATGATAAGCTTTATGATAAGACTCATATTAAAATATTTCAATATTTATATAGTGAACGAATATGAGATTTATATTTTAGGCGGAAGTGTAATAGGAGTAATAATTCCAGGAATAATGGCACAGGAAATGGATAGACATGGAATAGTAAGAACTGTGTCTTCTCTTATGATACTTTCAATATTTATAAAAGCTGTAGTAGAGGTTATCTATAAGGCAGGTGGAGTCAATTGA